A genomic stretch from Edaphobacter aggregans includes:
- a CDS encoding glycosyltransferase family 2 protein, translating into MRPSVIILTFNSSDSLPATLASIQGLTDDVHVVDSGSTDRTVEIATAAGASVEHHAFENYGAQRNWAIDNLSTRYKWQLHLDADERLTPELRAEILALPEESSYSGYFLPRMLQFMGRVLRNGGMSPTWHMRLFVTGQGRCEAREYDQHFQCVGETQRLTHAMIDDIRMSLTEWTYRHNRWSDAEVREMSLQNTEGRIQGRIGGNPIERKRFLRRFYSGAPAFSRPFALFFYRYVVRLGFLDGMEGFIFYVLQTFWFRFLVDAKLYELRKKTLA; encoded by the coding sequence GTGCGTCCGTCGGTCATCATTCTTACGTTCAACTCGAGCGACTCTCTTCCTGCAACTCTCGCCAGCATCCAGGGCCTTACCGACGATGTTCACGTTGTCGACTCCGGCAGTACGGATAGGACTGTTGAAATCGCTACGGCCGCGGGGGCTTCGGTCGAACATCACGCTTTCGAGAACTATGGGGCACAGCGTAACTGGGCTATCGACAACCTTTCGACTCGCTATAAGTGGCAACTGCATCTGGATGCCGATGAGCGCCTGACTCCGGAGTTGCGGGCGGAGATTCTCGCGCTGCCGGAGGAGTCATCGTACTCGGGTTACTTTCTGCCGCGGATGCTTCAGTTTATGGGCAGGGTGCTGCGGAATGGCGGCATGTCCCCTACCTGGCACATGCGGCTGTTTGTGACAGGCCAGGGCCGGTGTGAGGCTCGCGAGTACGATCAGCACTTTCAGTGCGTGGGCGAGACCCAGCGGCTGACGCACGCGATGATCGACGACATCCGCATGTCGCTCACCGAATGGACCTATCGGCATAACCGGTGGTCCGACGCTGAGGTCCGCGAGATGTCGCTACAGAACACAGAAGGGCGAATCCAAGGACGGATTGGCGGCAATCCGATCGAGCGGAAGCGGTTCCTGCGGCGCTTCTACTCGGGTGCTCCTGCGTTCAGCCGACCGTTCGCGCTTTTTTTCTACAGGTACGTCGTTCGCCTCGGCTTCCTTGACGGGATGGAGGGGTTCATCTTCTATGTGCTGCAGACGTTCTGGTTCCGGTTTCTGGTGGATGCCAAGTTGTACGAGCTTCGGAAGAAGACGCTGGCTTAG
- the rplM gene encoding 50S ribosomal protein L13: MSTTIPSGKDIQRKWFVLDASGKTLGRLATHAASVLAGKLNPLYTPYIDMGDHVVIINAEKIVLTGLKADQKLYRRYTGFPGGLREESFIKLLARRPEAIVEQAVKGMLPKSKLGRQMATKLKVYKGGQHPHLAQKPQPMEIAG, encoded by the coding sequence ATGTCCACTACGATTCCCAGCGGCAAAGATATTCAACGCAAGTGGTTTGTGCTCGACGCCAGCGGTAAGACGCTTGGCCGCCTCGCAACGCACGCCGCCAGCGTTCTCGCCGGTAAGCTCAACCCCCTCTACACCCCCTACATCGATATGGGCGATCACGTTGTCATCATCAACGCCGAGAAGATCGTTCTGACGGGGTTGAAGGCCGACCAGAAGCTCTATCGCCGCTACACCGGGTTCCCCGGCGGTCTGCGTGAAGAGTCCTTCATCAAGCTGCTCGCGCGTCGCCCGGAGGCGATCGTCGAACAGGCCGTCAAGGGCATGCTTCCGAAGTCGAAGCTGGGCCGCCAGATGGCGACCAAGCTGAAGGTTTACAAGGGCGGTCAGCATCCGCACCTCGCACAGAAGCCTCAGCCGATGGAAATCGCCGGCTAA
- the rpsI gene encoding 30S ribosomal protein S9 has protein sequence MADLVQYYGTGRRKSSIARVFLRPGSGNFTVNKKDVDVYFVTAQQRAAAKRSLGINDIGETFDVITTVRGGGVMGQADAVKLGIARALMEFNPELRKALKSEGLVTRDSRGKERKKYGQKGARARFQFSKR, from the coding sequence ATGGCAGATCTCGTCCAGTACTATGGCACCGGCCGCCGCAAGTCGTCGATTGCACGCGTTTTTCTGCGTCCCGGCAGCGGCAACTTTACCGTCAACAAGAAGGACGTTGATGTTTACTTCGTGACGGCCCAGCAGCGCGCAGCAGCGAAGCGCTCGCTTGGCATCAACGACATCGGCGAGACCTTTGACGTTATCACCACGGTTCGTGGTGGTGGCGTGATGGGTCAGGCGGACGCCGTCAAGCTCGGCATCGCCCGCGCCCTTATGGAATTCAACCCCGAACTCCGCAAGGCGCTCAAGTCGGAAGGCCTCGTTACCCGCGACTCGCGTGGTAAGGAGCGCAAGAAGTACGGTCAGAAGGGCGCTCGCGCTCGCTTCCAGTTCTCCAAGCGCTAA
- the rpsB gene encoding 30S ribosomal protein S2 has translation MANITMKELLEAGVHFGHQTKRWNPKMKEYIFGERNGIYIIDLQKTLKMFKEASKFVTDLTSTGKLILFVGTKRQAQDAVAEEANRAGMPYINSRWLGGLLTNWVTVQKSVKRLQELDDMSTDGRYELLTKKEVIKLERERKHLSTNLAGIKSMKRLPDALFVIDSNNEAIAVAEARKLGIPVVAVVDTNCDPTVVDYVIPGNDDALRAIRLFTTKIADSAYEGTQMVSERAFATEVADVEPTEVGSEHIGEDGELADVQASISAADSDEDDNVDLAAVLGGNIRKAPAAASVDEPETAIADTGA, from the coding sequence TTGGCAAACATTACGATGAAAGAACTGCTCGAAGCTGGCGTTCACTTCGGGCATCAGACCAAGCGCTGGAACCCCAAGATGAAGGAATACATCTTTGGCGAGCGCAACGGAATTTATATTATCGACCTGCAGAAGACCCTCAAGATGTTCAAAGAGGCTTCGAAGTTCGTTACCGATCTGACCTCCACCGGCAAGCTCATCCTCTTCGTTGGCACTAAGCGCCAGGCGCAGGATGCCGTGGCCGAAGAGGCCAACCGCGCGGGCATGCCCTACATCAACAGCCGCTGGCTGGGTGGGTTGCTGACCAACTGGGTCACGGTGCAGAAGTCGGTGAAGCGTCTCCAAGAGTTGGACGATATGTCCACCGACGGCCGCTATGAGCTGCTGACCAAGAAGGAAGTCATCAAGCTCGAGCGCGAGCGCAAGCACCTGTCGACCAACCTTGCCGGTATTAAGAGCATGAAGCGGCTTCCCGATGCGCTGTTTGTCATCGACTCGAACAACGAGGCTATTGCCGTTGCTGAAGCCCGCAAGCTTGGTATCCCGGTTGTCGCCGTTGTCGACACGAACTGCGATCCGACCGTTGTTGACTATGTCATCCCCGGTAACGACGACGCTCTCCGCGCCATCCGTCTCTTCACGACGAAGATTGCTGATTCGGCTTACGAGGGCACGCAGATGGTCTCTGAGCGCGCCTTTGCTACTGAAGTCGCCGACGTTGAGCCGACCGAGGTTGGTTCGGAGCACATCGGTGAGGACGGGGAGTTGGCTGACGTTCAGGCCTCCATCTCGGCTGCCGACAGCGACGAAGACGACAATGTCGATCTCGCAGCGGTCCTCGGCGGGAACATCCGCAAGGCCCCTGCAGCGGCATCGGTAGACGAGCCCGAGACTGCCATCGCCGACACCGGAGCCTAA
- the tsf gene encoding translation elongation factor Ts, with the protein MSDTAVKIDAKLVKELREKSGAPMGDCLKALQESKGDMEEAFVVLRKRGMASAAKKASRTTNEGAVGTYIHAGGKIGVLLELNCESDFVARTPDFQELLRDIAMHIAATDPRYVRREDVTAEDIEREKDVYRAQAAATGKPANIIEKMLEGKMGKFYEEVCLLDQPFIKEQTQTIAQIIATKVAKLGENISVRRFARFKVGDPNWTVAQTAQISTEEASA; encoded by the coding sequence ATGTCTGACACCGCCGTAAAGATTGATGCAAAACTCGTCAAGGAACTCCGCGAAAAGTCTGGCGCCCCGATGGGCGACTGCCTGAAGGCTCTGCAGGAGTCGAAGGGCGACATGGAAGAGGCGTTCGTCGTCCTCCGCAAGCGCGGCATGGCATCGGCCGCCAAGAAGGCCTCGCGCACCACGAACGAGGGTGCCGTGGGCACGTACATCCACGCTGGCGGCAAGATCGGCGTCCTGCTCGAGCTGAACTGTGAGTCGGACTTCGTTGCTCGCACGCCTGACTTCCAAGAATTGCTCCGCGACATCGCCATGCACATCGCGGCTACCGATCCACGCTACGTTCGCCGCGAGGATGTGACCGCCGAGGATATCGAGCGCGAGAAGGATGTCTACCGCGCACAGGCTGCTGCGACCGGCAAGCCCGCTAACATCATCGAGAAGATGCTGGAAGGCAAGATGGGCAAGTTCTATGAGGAGGTTTGCCTGCTCGATCAGCCGTTTATCAAGGAGCAGACACAGACCATTGCGCAGATCATTGCGACCAAGGTTGCCAAGCTCGGCGAGAACATCAGCGTGCGTCGCTTCGCGAGATTCAAAGTCGGTGATCCGAATTGGACTGTAGCGCAGACCGCCCAGATTTCTACGGAGGAAGCATCGGCATAG
- a CDS encoding acyltransferase family protein, which translates to MANTQAKSKILPLTSVRFFVALYVLLFHAIPGIPSHRRDYGVLARIIGVGYVCVPFFFLLSGFILAIVYLNNSASVDKRKFYLARFARIYPLYLVAMSLDLPHFLYTQRYITHQNWGHSIAVILAAGGLAQAWFASLQGFNQPGWSLSVEAFFYLLFPFIGGIVWRMRERVLLPFAVCVYAGGTLLVWIISHTTMGRQQQACSPLEHLYAFVLGICLAKLFVWISADSARSQTLQRCAPWLLLGSLAAFFAVPVFDLSVPEMLMQHGVQVPLFALILLAFASGNVVISTLFSASWLVVLGEASFALYLIHAPLNTIMRRPIERYGMPAFLIYVVVTIGLSVASIYWLENPARRWILEKERARSLKTEATGVMA; encoded by the coding sequence ATGGCGAACACGCAGGCCAAGTCCAAAATCCTTCCACTTACTTCCGTACGATTTTTCGTCGCGTTGTATGTGCTGTTATTTCATGCAATTCCGGGAATTCCCTCGCACCGCCGCGATTATGGGGTACTTGCTCGCATCATCGGGGTGGGATATGTCTGTGTCCCATTCTTTTTTCTGCTGTCGGGTTTCATCCTAGCAATCGTCTATCTCAACAACTCTGCATCGGTAGACAAACGAAAATTTTATCTTGCACGGTTCGCTCGCATTTACCCACTCTATCTGGTCGCAATGTCACTGGATCTTCCCCACTTTCTTTATACCCAGAGATACATTACCCACCAGAACTGGGGACATTCCATCGCTGTGATTCTTGCCGCAGGCGGTCTGGCGCAGGCCTGGTTTGCCAGCCTTCAGGGATTCAACCAGCCTGGGTGGTCGCTTTCAGTGGAGGCGTTTTTTTATCTACTCTTTCCTTTCATCGGCGGAATTGTTTGGCGAATGCGCGAACGAGTACTCTTGCCATTCGCGGTTTGCGTCTACGCCGGCGGAACCCTGCTAGTTTGGATCATCTCGCATACAACGATGGGACGGCAGCAGCAAGCGTGCAGCCCACTGGAACATCTCTATGCCTTTGTTCTGGGGATTTGTCTCGCCAAACTCTTCGTGTGGATCAGCGCGGATTCGGCCAGGTCACAGACATTGCAACGCTGTGCTCCGTGGCTTCTGTTGGGTAGTCTTGCGGCATTCTTCGCGGTTCCCGTCTTCGATCTTTCAGTCCCTGAGATGCTGATGCAGCATGGCGTTCAGGTACCGCTATTTGCACTGATTCTGCTTGCGTTTGCCAGCGGCAACGTTGTCATTTCCACCTTGTTTTCGGCAAGCTGGTTGGTCGTGCTGGGCGAAGCCAGTTTTGCACTCTATCTAATCCATGCGCCGTTGAATACGATCATGCGGCGCCCGATTGAACGATACGGTATGCCAGCCTTCCTGATCTATGTAGTTGTGACTATAGGGCTCAGCGTGGCCAGCATTTACTGGCTTGAAAATCCTGCAAGGCGTTGGATATTGGAGAAAGAACGGGCACGCAGCCTCAAAACTGAGGCCACGGGCGTCATGGCTTAG
- the pyrH gene encoding UMP kinase: MYKRVLLKISGEALAAGRGFGIDAVFIHKVAEEIADAHALGCQIGIVVGGGNFFRGVAQQAIDMDRVAADHMGMLSTVINAIALQDAIEKRGIMCRVMSAIEMHQVAEPYIRRRAMRHLEKGRIVIFAAGTGNPFFSTDTAASLRAMEIKADILLKATSVDGIYSADPKKDPDATRFEQVTYNDIMRLGLGVMDTTAVSLCKDNNMPMMVFSMREQGNIVRVISGEKLGSLVTA, translated from the coding sequence ATGTACAAAAGAGTCCTCCTCAAAATCTCCGGAGAAGCCCTGGCTGCAGGCCGCGGCTTCGGCATTGACGCAGTGTTCATCCACAAAGTTGCTGAGGAGATTGCGGATGCGCACGCTCTAGGCTGCCAGATTGGCATTGTGGTTGGTGGCGGCAATTTTTTTCGCGGTGTGGCGCAACAGGCCATCGATATGGATCGTGTCGCTGCTGATCATATGGGCATGTTGTCGACTGTGATTAATGCGATTGCTTTGCAAGACGCTATCGAAAAGCGGGGAATTATGTGCCGCGTGATGTCCGCGATTGAGATGCATCAGGTGGCTGAGCCCTACATTCGCCGCCGCGCGATGCGGCATCTGGAGAAGGGGCGGATTGTGATTTTTGCGGCGGGAACGGGTAATCCGTTCTTCTCGACCGATACGGCGGCTAGTCTGCGGGCCATGGAGATCAAGGCGGATATTCTGCTGAAGGCGACCTCGGTTGACGGCATCTATAGTGCTGATCCTAAAAAGGATCCGGACGCTACTCGTTTTGAGCAGGTGACCTACAACGATATTATGCGGCTGGGGCTTGGGGTGATGGATACGACGGCTGTTTCGTTGTGCAAGGACAACAACATGCCCATGATGGTCTTCAGCATGCGGGAACAGGGCAATATCGTGCGGGTCATTAGCGGGGAAAAGCTGGGTTCGCTCGTTACGGCCTGA
- a CDS encoding acyltransferase family protein has protein sequence MATTTTPAIPTTTTAIKPARKPPLPALTGIRTLLAFNIVLFHFTPPHLGLLRPFVENGFVFVNVFFLISGYILAYNYADRGASLVKRQFWLARFSRLYPVYLLALLISFEMLQLEWGARSQLEFWKGFIMTPLLLQGLSPSLATFWNTVAWTLSSEVAFYAAFPWLILLPWPRKPSRLILLLLGLWVIDILPASLYLIFNPDHLTEPVTRYTSTTLIRFLKYTPIPYAATFMAGITLSRLQLSVTITERQRLAIAAAALTALGLFFYIAAPHLPYLIKHGGILLPLFICLVFGLSGRHAIASVFAWRPLLLIGESSYCLYLLHFNGFLLIHNHHLTERLHVAALDPWISYAALIVFSVLVYKFVENPSRKAILSRFSRKVAA, from the coding sequence TTGGCTACCACGACGACACCTGCAATTCCGACGACGACAACCGCCATCAAGCCTGCGCGCAAGCCACCGTTGCCTGCGCTGACCGGCATTCGGACATTGCTTGCCTTCAATATCGTTCTGTTTCACTTCACGCCTCCGCATCTCGGTCTGCTGCGGCCGTTCGTTGAGAATGGTTTTGTCTTCGTCAACGTCTTCTTTCTGATCTCCGGGTACATCCTTGCGTATAACTATGCCGACCGCGGGGCGTCTCTGGTGAAACGGCAGTTCTGGCTGGCCCGGTTCTCGCGCCTCTACCCGGTCTACCTGCTTGCGCTGCTGATCTCTTTCGAGATGCTTCAATTGGAGTGGGGAGCGCGCTCGCAGCTGGAGTTCTGGAAGGGATTTATCATGACTCCCCTTTTGCTGCAGGGGTTGAGTCCAAGTCTGGCTACCTTCTGGAACACCGTCGCATGGACGCTCTCCTCCGAGGTGGCCTTCTACGCAGCATTCCCATGGCTGATTCTGCTGCCTTGGCCGCGAAAGCCCTCCCGGTTGATTCTTCTGCTTCTCGGTCTCTGGGTGATCGACATCCTGCCGGCGTCGCTATATCTCATCTTCAACCCCGATCATCTGACCGAGCCAGTCACTCGCTACACCTCGACGACGCTGATCCGGTTTTTGAAGTACACGCCGATACCTTATGCCGCGACCTTTATGGCAGGCATTACGCTTTCCCGGCTTCAGCTCTCCGTTACCATCACCGAGCGACAGCGTCTGGCCATTGCAGCGGCTGCGCTCACGGCTCTCGGACTCTTCTTCTATATCGCGGCTCCTCATCTGCCCTATCTGATCAAACACGGTGGCATTTTGCTGCCTCTCTTCATTTGCCTTGTGTTTGGGCTTAGCGGCAGGCACGCAATCGCCTCGGTCTTTGCCTGGAGGCCGCTGCTGCTGATCGGCGAGAGCAGCTATTGCCTTTACCTGCTGCACTTCAACGGCTTTCTCCTGATCCACAACCACCATTTGACGGAGCGGCTGCACGTCGCCGCACTGGATCCGTGGATCTCCTATGCCGCATTGATCGTGTTTTCGGTTCTCGTCTATAAATTTGTCGAGAATCCCTCCCGGAAGGCGATACTAAGCAGGTTCTCTCGGAAGGTCGCAGCCTAA
- a CDS encoding DUF5063 domain-containing protein: MISSPETLEATSVEIFRQSAESFCTLVEDPRLEPKQGALEALLVTLSEVYYLGLLLPQIEPSTNDWPLDDIAAREAEVRSTLSALMGIEDIYWKPFDPQSNPAEEPVTGMLSADLSEIWGDLKSGLLTLERYGEAALGDVQWDWRFSLKSHWGSHAVNALATLHSLVQYT; encoded by the coding sequence ATGATCTCCTCCCCAGAGACACTTGAAGCGACATCCGTTGAAATATTCCGCCAAAGCGCCGAGAGTTTTTGCACTCTTGTCGAAGATCCTCGTTTAGAGCCGAAACAGGGGGCGCTGGAGGCGCTGCTTGTTACGCTGTCCGAGGTCTATTATCTTGGGCTGCTGCTGCCACAGATCGAGCCCTCGACCAACGACTGGCCCCTGGATGACATCGCTGCCCGCGAGGCCGAGGTGCGCTCCACACTGAGTGCCCTGATGGGAATAGAGGACATCTACTGGAAGCCCTTCGATCCGCAGAGCAACCCGGCAGAGGAGCCGGTGACTGGAATGCTCTCCGCCGACCTCTCGGAGATATGGGGCGACCTGAAGAGTGGCTTGCTGACGCTGGAGCGGTATGGCGAAGCTGCGCTGGGCGACGTTCAATGGGACTGGCGCTTCTCGCTTAAGTCGCACTGGGGCAGCCATGCCGTCAATGCTTTGGCGACGCTGCACTCGCTGGTGCAGTACACCTGA
- a CDS encoding lactonase family protein, with translation MSLRKLGRATMAATMSLAMGFGLTACTRDFTVAYVYVTMAPKNGQGGGVAEYAADYSSGALVAVNGSPVQAGNNPIYVVAAPNGQFIYVLNHDDSTVQEFAVNMSDGSLSSKNTYKITGTFPTSAIVDQTGRFLYVTYTYQTGYSSTKPGPGGMSIFPINADNSLGTATDQKLGNNPVGVTTNNFNNLVYVVDQEASPNAAVLGFSRDPNSGALTPVPGTTIGPAVPNGPTVATGFPAGVIPSAISMEPRGHFVYVTDRATNQLIGYVVQGSGVLVPMVNSPFTTGLFPVDVIVDPRGLYLYTSNFNADTIGAFAINTATGAPSGAVGSGSVTVGTTPISLAIEPALGIYLYTANNLDGTVSGLKLDAHNGTLAAVQNSPFPAPGLPTSVVAVANGNHATQIVQP, from the coding sequence ATGAGTTTGAGGAAGCTGGGCCGGGCAACAATGGCCGCAACAATGTCTCTGGCGATGGGTTTTGGCCTCACGGCCTGCACCCGTGACTTTACGGTGGCGTACGTCTACGTGACGATGGCCCCCAAGAATGGTCAGGGGGGTGGAGTGGCCGAGTATGCTGCCGACTACTCTTCGGGCGCTCTGGTAGCCGTCAACGGTTCACCCGTGCAGGCAGGCAACAATCCCATTTATGTGGTGGCTGCGCCGAACGGTCAATTTATCTACGTGCTCAACCACGATGACTCGACCGTGCAGGAGTTCGCCGTCAACATGAGCGACGGCAGCCTCAGCTCGAAAAATACCTACAAGATCACGGGTACCTTCCCCACCTCGGCCATAGTCGATCAGACCGGTAGATTCCTGTACGTGACCTACACCTACCAGACCGGTTACTCATCCACCAAGCCCGGCCCCGGCGGAATGAGCATTTTCCCGATCAACGCGGACAACTCCCTCGGGACCGCGACGGACCAGAAACTCGGCAACAACCCCGTTGGCGTGACCACCAACAACTTCAACAACCTTGTCTACGTGGTCGACCAGGAAGCTTCGCCGAACGCAGCCGTCCTCGGATTCTCCCGCGATCCCAACTCCGGCGCGCTCACACCGGTTCCCGGCACGACAATCGGGCCGGCAGTTCCCAACGGTCCTACTGTCGCCACTGGCTTCCCTGCCGGCGTAATCCCCAGCGCGATCAGCATGGAGCCCAGAGGCCACTTCGTCTACGTCACCGACAGGGCCACGAACCAGCTCATCGGTTATGTCGTTCAAGGCAGCGGCGTTCTGGTCCCCATGGTCAACTCGCCCTTTACGACTGGCCTGTTCCCTGTGGACGTCATCGTAGATCCGCGCGGCCTGTATCTCTACACGTCCAACTTCAACGCCGACACGATTGGCGCCTTTGCGATCAACACCGCGACGGGCGCGCCCTCGGGTGCGGTCGGGTCGGGTTCGGTCACGGTAGGCACAACTCCTATCTCCCTTGCGATCGAACCGGCACTGGGCATCTATCTCTACACGGCCAACAATCTGGACGGAACGGTTTCGGGCCTGAAGCTGGATGCGCACAACGGCACGCTCGCGGCTGTGCAGAACTCTCCGTTCCCAGCCCCCGGTCTGCCAACCAGCGTAGTCGCCGTGGCAAACGGCAATCACGCCACCCAGATCGTCCAACCCTAA
- a CDS encoding lactonase family protein, whose protein sequence is MTLNTMGRRAAKATIASVLSAAMGLGLTACGNNHTVAFLYATTAKNNPGVISGYKIDFQAGHLVQLADSPVPSGGRNPVALVASPDHRFIYVVHRDDSTVVLFAIGTDGKLYAQHTYNVTGSFPLAASIDPSGKFLYVPFTYQKAPNGDQLYTPANPGPGGVTIFPITAADGSLGTPTTTNLGRSPVGVVATSANHFVYFISQDSANQTNLYGFSADPSTGALTPLPGVTINPGNVPSIGFPSGVTPSAIIEDPSSTHLYVTDQATNQLYSYLIAPNGVPSLLSNGTVPTDADPVGITIDITGKFLYVVNYTGGTIGGYTFGSNGAAILSTVAASTQAGTGPTCVTTVGSPTNSDPSHAIYLYASNALSNSITGQQMLPQDGSLRQIFESPFTAAALPTCLIAVPTIQ, encoded by the coding sequence ATGACGTTGAATACGATGGGCCGCCGTGCGGCAAAAGCCACAATAGCCTCGGTCTTGTCTGCGGCGATGGGGCTTGGCCTGACGGCGTGCGGCAACAACCACACAGTAGCGTTCCTCTACGCGACGACTGCGAAGAACAACCCTGGCGTCATCAGCGGCTATAAGATCGACTTCCAGGCCGGCCATCTCGTGCAGTTGGCGGACTCCCCGGTCCCCTCGGGCGGCAGAAACCCTGTAGCGCTCGTTGCATCTCCTGACCACCGATTCATTTACGTGGTGCACCGCGATGACTCGACCGTCGTCCTCTTCGCCATCGGAACCGACGGCAAGCTCTACGCCCAGCACACCTACAATGTGACCGGCAGCTTCCCTCTGGCAGCCTCGATCGACCCCTCTGGAAAGTTCCTTTACGTCCCGTTCACCTATCAAAAAGCCCCCAACGGCGATCAACTCTACACTCCGGCCAACCCGGGCCCTGGCGGCGTCACGATCTTTCCCATCACCGCCGCCGACGGCTCCCTCGGCACGCCTACAACGACGAATCTCGGTCGTAGCCCGGTCGGTGTCGTCGCAACCAGCGCGAACCACTTCGTCTACTTCATCTCGCAGGACAGCGCAAACCAAACGAACCTCTACGGATTTTCTGCCGATCCCAGCACCGGCGCGCTGACTCCGTTGCCGGGCGTGACGATCAACCCAGGCAATGTGCCCTCGATCGGCTTCCCCTCGGGCGTCACGCCCAGCGCAATCATCGAAGATCCATCCTCCACTCACCTCTACGTAACCGATCAAGCGACCAACCAGCTATATAGCTACTTGATCGCACCCAACGGTGTCCCCAGCCTGTTATCCAACGGCACCGTGCCGACCGATGCTGACCCCGTAGGGATAACGATCGACATCACCGGCAAATTTCTTTACGTAGTGAACTACACTGGTGGAACAATCGGCGGTTACACCTTCGGTTCGAATGGAGCGGCGATTCTGTCGACGGTAGCCGCAAGCACGCAAGCTGGCACCGGGCCAACCTGCGTGACGACAGTAGGATCTCCGACCAACAGCGATCCGAGCCATGCGATCTACCTGTATGCGTCGAATGCGCTGAGCAATTCGATTACAGGCCAACAAATGTTACCGCAGGACGGCAGCCTGAGGCAGATCTTCGAGTCCCCTTTTACCGCTGCTGCTTTGCCGACCTGCCTGATAGCCGTGCCGACTATTCAGTAA
- a CDS encoding beta-propeller fold lactonase family protein, translating into MAFVVSVAMGLGMTACGGGTIGYLWVMGTQYNQIAGFKIDDFTGNLTAIPTSPFSSGGTNPVSIVVKPGGRYVYVINKGTPATSTTPATAGQIAAFSVGNEGVLTFQLSYTSQGTTPVWASVDSTGSFLYVLDQQAPPVDPTQPTILPPYGSITVFAIDPNTGRLQLVPNQQVKNSQGTQLTYFPVGSQPTMMKVAANNCLYTLNSGDNTIFPYSIGTGGQLTLTTNSTITTGATRLTSVNANGSYVYLTDAGAANTPGQILPYTTGTGCALNTLTGGPVPNLTGASNPVNTMVDSKGRYLYVVNNSTTNSQATATSNVSAFAIDSTSGKLQPLPIGDTNNPYPVGAGPLCMVQDPTNQYVYTSNNIDGTVTGKIINQNTGQLSDLQRGSKFPATGQATCLAVSGVVN; encoded by the coding sequence ATGGCCTTCGTAGTATCCGTGGCGATGGGTCTGGGCATGACGGCGTGCGGTGGCGGCACGATCGGTTACCTCTGGGTTATGGGCACGCAGTACAACCAGATCGCCGGTTTCAAAATCGACGATTTCACCGGAAACCTGACGGCGATTCCAACTTCGCCCTTCAGTTCGGGCGGCACCAACCCAGTGTCGATCGTGGTCAAACCTGGTGGACGGTACGTCTACGTCATTAACAAGGGTACTCCCGCGACTTCGACGACTCCCGCGACGGCTGGCCAGATCGCCGCATTCAGCGTCGGCAACGAGGGCGTCCTGACCTTCCAGCTCTCTTATACGAGCCAGGGAACCACGCCGGTCTGGGCATCGGTCGACAGCACGGGCAGCTTCCTCTACGTGCTCGATCAGCAGGCCCCGCCGGTCGACCCGACGCAGCCCACCATTCTTCCGCCCTACGGTTCCATCACCGTCTTCGCGATCGACCCCAACACTGGACGCCTCCAGTTGGTGCCGAACCAGCAGGTGAAGAACTCTCAGGGCACCCAGTTGACCTACTTCCCCGTTGGAAGTCAGCCGACGATGATGAAGGTAGCCGCGAACAACTGCCTCTACACGCTCAATTCGGGCGACAACACCATCTTCCCCTACTCGATCGGCACTGGCGGACAGCTGACCCTGACGACCAACTCGACCATCACCACGGGCGCGACGCGACTGACCTCGGTCAACGCGAACGGATCCTATGTCTATCTGACGGATGCGGGCGCGGCAAACACCCCTGGCCAGATTCTGCCCTATACGACTGGCACGGGATGCGCGCTGAACACCCTTACCGGCGGTCCGGTCCCGAACCTCACCGGCGCCTCGAACCCTGTGAATACGATGGTCGACAGCAAGGGCCGGTACCTGTACGTCGTGAACAACTCCACGACCAACAGCCAGGCAACGGCGACCAGCAATGTTTCCGCCTTCGCGATTGATTCGACCTCCGGCAAGCTGCAGCCGCTGCCCATCGGCGACACGAACAATCCATATCCCGTTGGAGCGGGTCCCCTGTGCATGGTGCAGGACCCAACAAATCAGTACGTATACACGTCCAATAACATCGACGGCACGGTGACTGGAAAGATCATCAACCAGAACACGGGTCAGCTTTCCGATCTGCAGCGCGGATCGAAGTTCCCGGCGACGGGACAGGCGACGTGCCTCGCGGTTAGCGGCGTCGTCAACTAG